From Loxodonta africana isolate mLoxAfr1 chromosome 2, mLoxAfr1.hap2, whole genome shotgun sequence, the proteins below share one genomic window:
- the LOC100669247 gene encoding olfactory receptor 14A16-like, with the protein MQITPLRMNNISAVTEFLLVGFSGPWKLQLLQAGTSIVIYLAALMENGLIITITSLDPCLRKPMYFFLRYLSLFDLCLISAVVPKAIINSLTHSNYISFLGCVIQLFLVIFSATTELFLLTAMAIDRYAAICHPLHYEVIMNRAKCVQMASLSWLSGGLICVIHTAVTFSLSYCGVSEIQQFFCDIPQLLAISCSEYIFAEIALILINAVLDFCCFVCIIISYICIFSTVRKIPSIEGQSKAYSTCLPHLAVVVLFLSTAFGAYLKPILGSASFNDLILSALYIVLPPSLNPIIYSLRNEAMKVGLEKLITTKLLTKKNLLIFLQE; encoded by the coding sequence atgcaGATTACTCCATTGAGAATGAACAATATCTCAGCGGTGACAGAATTTCTTCTTGTAGGTTTTTCTGGCCCGTGGAAGCTTCAGTTATTACAAGCTGGGACTTCCATAGTGATTTACCTGGCAGCCCTGATGGAGAATGGTCTCATTATCACCATAACCTCTTTGGACCCATGCCTTCGCAAACCCATGTACTTCTTCTTAAGGTATCTCTCCCTCTTTGATCTTTGCCTCATTTCTGCAGTTGTGCCCAAAGCTATTATCAACTCCTTGACCCACAGCAACTACATCTCTTTCCTTGGCTGTGTCATCCAGCTCTTTCTGGTGATCTTTTCAGCAACCACAGAGCTGTTCCTCCTCACAGCGATGGCCATTGACCGCTATGCTGCCATCTGCCATCCCCTGCACTATGAAGTCATCATGAACAGGGCCAAGTGTGTGCAGATGGCATCTCTGTCTTGGCTCAGTGGTGGTTTGATATGTGTGATACACACTGCAGTTACCTTTTCTTTATCTTACTGTGGAGTCAGTGAAATTCAACAATTCTTCTGTGATATTCCCCAGTTGTTAGCTATTTCTTGCTCAGAATATATATTTGCAGAGATTGCACTCATTCTCATTAATGCAGTACTAGATTTCTGCTGCTTTGTTTGTATCATCATCTCTTACATTTGCATCTTCTCCACTGTCAGGAAGATTCCATCCATAGAAGGACAGTCAAAAGCCTACTCCACTTGCCTCCCACACCTGGCAGTGGTTGTTCTGTTCCTCTCAACTGCCTTTGGTGCTTATCTAAAACCTATTTTAGGGTCTGCATCCTTCAATGATCTCATTCTATCTGCTTTATATATTGTGTTGCCCCCTTCCCTTAATCCAATCATATACAGCCTGAGAAACGAGGCCATGAAGGTTGGTTTAGAGAAGTTAATCACTACAAAGCTCTTGACAAAGAAAAACCTTCTTATTTTCCTTCAAGAATAG
- the LOC100669531 gene encoding olfactory receptor 6M1-like, translated as MGNWTLVTEFILVGIPTTRKLGGLLFLIFLLAYLMTVLGNTLIITLIIVDYRLQSPMYFFLSNFSFSEILTTTSAVPKMLSAFLSEKKSISFGGCSAQSYFYFLSGCTEFILFAVMSYDRYVAICSPLQYPVIMTSSLCVRLVILSWVGGFLLILPSTVLKAGLPYCGPNVIDHFFCDSGPLLHLACADIRVIELLDFLSSLVLLVSSLSLTMVSYVYIISTILKIPSGQGQRKAFATCASHFTVVCMGYGISIFVYVHPSQKSSLRLNKILFILSSVITPLLNPFIFSLRNETMKDALKDTLAKGGDFLKGLRSI; from the coding sequence atggGGAATTGGACTTTGGTGACCGAGTTTATTCTTGTGGGGATACCAACCACCAGAAAGCTAGGGGGACTTCTGTTCTTGATTTTTTTACTGGCCTATTTGATGACTGTCCTTGGAAACACCCTCATCATTACCCTGATCATTGTGGACTACAGGCTCCAAtcacccatgtatttcttcctcagTAATTTCTCTTTCAGCGAAATATTAACCACAACCTCTGCTGTTCCCAAGATGCTGTCAGCATTCCTGTCAGAGAAGAAGAGTATCTCATTTGGTGGGTGCTCTGCACAGTCCTATTTCTACTTCCTCTCTGGATGCACTGAGTTCATCCTTTTTGCtgtcatgtcctatgaccgctatgtggccatttgcagCCCCCTTCAGTATCCAGTGATTATGACCAGCTCACTCTGTGTCCGTCTTGTCATTCTTTCCTGGGTAGGTGGCTTTCTTCTCATCCTGCCATCTACCGTCCTTAAGGCAGGATTGCCATACTGTGGCCCCAATGTTAttgatcactttttctgtgacagTGGCCCTCTCCTCCACTTGGCCTGTGCTGACATCCGTGTCATTGAGCTATTGGACTTCCTCAGCTCCCTTGTCCTGCTTGTCAGCTCCCTTTCCCTCACAATGGTCTCCTATGTGTACATAATCTCCACCATTCTGAAGATACCTTCAGGTCAAGGTCAACGCAAAGCCTTTGCCACTTGTGCCTCTCACTTCACTGTGGTGTGCATGGGCTATGGGATCTCCATCTTTGTCTATGTCCACCCCTCACAGAAGAGCAGCCTGCGCCTCAACAAGATTCTCTTTATTCTCTCCAGTGTCATcacacctcttctgaatcccttCATCTTTAGTCTACGGAATGAAACCATGAAAGATGCACTGAAGGACACCTTGGCCAAGGGTGGGGACTTTCTCAAGGGGCTGAGGTCCATATGA